The sequence CAAGCCagacaacaaaaacaaaagagggAGCTTAAAACAACAAAGAACAGTTCAAGGTTCTTAAAAGCTGGAGTTCATGAAGAAGTTAAAGTCATGGTGATCAACATTCAGCTGTTTCAGCCATGAATCAGCAGCACTTTGAAGATAAACCAACCGGTCCTGATCAAACCCTGTCTTTCCCCAGAGATCtccttgcattttgtaagtaGCTAAACCAAATGGAGGCAATGGGATTCTCTTGTTCATGACAGATTCTTCACAACACTCCATCTCTTCTTGATCTCCCACCACCACATTATCTGCAGCTTATGAAACCGTTAAAGAACCAGAAATGATGCTTGTTGTTTACGTCACTAAGAAGTGATCAAACGTACCttgaaaagaagaagataaagtaTGGTAAGTTAGGAAGCCTGTCTTTAAATCTTTCTCGTTCTTGCAGGTTGGGATGTTATATATCGGATACCTAATAAACCAAACCATCATGTTTATCAGTCCCATAGTTCAAGGGTTTGTATTAACTGATGATTGATTGCTTACCATGCAACAGCCATCCAACTTGAAGGAGACATATCTACACTCCTTAAGGTCATCAATCCAGGATACTTCTCAGCCAATTCGTTGATCTGAAGAAGAATCAATGTACTTCCTTAAGAGGAGAGTGTGGTTACCAAGAGAATTAACAATGGAGAAAAAGGAACCTTGTCGGTTAAGGGAACCCGCTTGTAAGGAGAATCTCTTTCAATGTACTTAAAGTCAATGTAACCAAGCTTATCTTGCAGTAGTGGTGTGCCATCCGGATCATAAACCGAATCATCGGAGACATCATCCCATGTTCTACTCGAATCATTGCTCATTGAGCTTGACAATAACTTCTCGCTCTCACTATCGCTCCAACACTCACTACTCTCAGATTCAACCACCTCATTATGGTTCCTGCAACACCAAATAAATGCAGTCATTACATAAACCAAGAAACCAAAACACATCAACCATCTAGAGATCTGTCCTAAACACTTTCATTGTCAAGACTACAAAGACAACTGATTGTTAATGAAATCAAGCCTCATCACTTAACCTGGACATCATAGCTGGTTTGGTAGTTTGGATTTGGATAGCTGATAGATATGGGACATAATACTGCATAACCGTTTCACCATTGTTTAACTCAACCTGTGATCCAAAGCCATAAGCACTTAGCTCATCATAACAGTCCCAAAGATCACCAAGCCTGAAATACTCGGTCTCCTCTTTCCCATGTTGCTGCCACAAAACAGTAAAGATCACTCACACAGCTTTGCAAGTAGAACATAAATTGCCCGTTTAGCTGATAATGCAATGTGATCAAGCTATTCATATCGTTTCAAACAACTCTCTAGCAACATGatctttaattttttaacaCCAACATGGTCTTAGTATTTCATTAGTTAATGTATATAATTAACGATTAACATGTATCGAGCAATAAAGCTCTTCTTAGTCCATAATCACAAACATAAACCATGATTACTGAATACGACAGATTCAGATTCAAAGGATCATCAAGAAGATTCACACCAAATCTCAGCACTTTAGCTATTGGATTAATGTTTATTTCAGTAAAACAAATTCTTTCTCATGTTTCCACGTGGTTATACATAATCCAAGAATGATGCGACCATTAAAAAGAACATCTTTTTCATAGTTATTTTTCCGTGATGGACTATGTATGGACCATGCAATTATTGTCCTTATAGCCAATTCCAACTGAAAAAATTCAcacaaaatcattaaaatattacaaatctAGGTTGTTGTCTGATACATCAacattagtttaaaattaagaCCTTTTCGAAATCTGTTGATTATAGACGAGTTTTGAAGAGGAGAAAGCCAGTTCAAATGGTTATTATAATGATATAATTGTgaattaagagagagagagagagagagagagagagagagagagagagagagagattttttctaagaaaaaaaaagcgaGAAAGAAGATTACcagaggaagagagaaagaaggagGTTTAGGAGTGAATCCTAAGAGAAACCTCTCCAGATTAGAACGACCTTTTCCTGAAGAACACCACCACCACATTATCGCTCTTCTTCTTGTCTCAATCTATTTCTGATGTCAGATCTTCATCCCTAATCCAGTCCACACAAAAGTTCggaaatttaatatttatggtTCTGGTCTTCTCTCATTAATACAAATATGGTAGCTTTATATTTCTCAAAATTACTGTCTTTCCTTTTAATACCTTCAATATATCCCAATTTCAAGATTcttctctttaaaaaaaaacaccaatGAACGAAACTGATTATGGGTTTATCGAAATATCGAAATTTTCAATATCAGAGGCTCTACAAAAAATGAGAAAACTCGAATTTTGTTCTAACTAGGTGAAAACAAGTCTCGAGAGAAACTGAAGTAAAAAGATGAATAAAGCTTTCTGAGCTAAAAAAAAAGGACGAAACGCTTTCTGAGTTCTTTATTATAAAAAAGCTTTCTGAGTATGATTAAtggaagcagaagaagaaacgaAGAGTACGAAAcgcttcttctctttctctctctgtttCACTCACTCTCTGATaccttttatttattaaataatattatactccttttttattttcttttttgttcaAGATTATATTATACTCCTTTTTAAAACCAAATATGAAACCGAAGACTTTTctgattatatatatttcttttggtttctaataaataaataatttaattaaaacaaattgtAATCTAgctataattaaaaaaagaggaTTGCGTACATAAATGTTTTTAAGGGTTCGCCATAAAAGGAGGATTGCATACATAAACgtatatatttatagataaaataagtttttatatatgtagaCATGATTACGCCATTTCAACATCAAAATCCAAGTCGCATTGCAAAATGAAAAGGTAAATTGTTTTTTGGATTACATTTGTTTGATCGAATATGCTGATGATCTTCTGATTCCATATGTTTCTTTTAACTAAAACAACTTGTAATCTAgctataattaattaaaaagaggATTGCGATATTAATTACACATCAATTTCTTTGTATGTTTATAGACAAaagtttctttttataaaagtaTACATGATTACGTCATTACTAGGTGGTTGTCCGCAATTTTGCGGGtggttatattatataaaatatatatattatcttcaCGCTGTTATAATTTTCGaataataattagaaattataatttttaatttcaaatatttggataataaaaaatttcaatacatattttagaagatatgtgagatttaaaatagttcaaaaacataaattctTAGTCATTAAAAATCTTTCTCTTACAGAaaagaatattataattaattcaaataattggttgtagaattattttatattttagtttaacaCATGAAAAACCGAAAATACTCTAGCtctcaagagaaaaaaaaaaagagagtttgtTTTTTATGTAACTCCAATATGACCAATACAATGATCGGATGCATTTATCATGAAAGATCTTTTGTAAAGGGTTTTGTGTGggctttaaaaacataaaagttataataatttcttacgtacaaatataattattttatataataatatataaccattaaatttatttctataaaaaacatGTATTAGGAAAATAGTAGTTTAAGCaatttttctcataatttgtTCCAAATTACACTTTCTcactcattttttttaatttagtgttTAACATAAAACTCAAATGGGTTAAGTAAACAAATTCTTTCTTAAATTATCTCTCATCATCACACTATTTTATCAAACACTAACTCATTCaaccaaatatttttaattaaaactaatcATAGTTTAcatatcttttaaaattattgttttaatttattttaaattaaattaaaacatacctataataaattaaatctgattatttaataagaaaaataatatttcaatttttaaataaccaaaTGTCGTTATTTTAGGCGTacatatatacttaatattaatGTGAGATCcaatattatatgaaataaattgtttttatttgtataaattctgttaaatttttattatcgtacattaatttttaaataattttttcttacTTTCAATTTACATTATAATTTCCATCTTTTACTTTGACAAGTGTAGAGATGGAAAGTTTTATTGAATTTCCTTACtaaatttatcttaaaattttaaaatgcatAAAAAGAATTAGTTCACATTTATAGTAACACAAAAAAGTACACGTACCtcgacaaacaaacaaaaattaaatacatataaaaataccaataacacaacaaacatattttattattctttcgtcttgttcttttatttatgtctgcttttttctattaaaaataagcatgtttattttattataatccaagctatatgaattatattaatAGAGTATTAACTCTAGAAAAATCTTGTGAAAAAAATACtttgattaatataattaaatgacttaccatataataaattaaatgaattaccaaataatataattttaaatgacttaccatataaaaatgttaattcATCTGTTTATATTAGTAAATGAAttctgacaaaaaaatattaatagatgaattaaataattttttcttgattaatatacatttaaataacttaccatataatttttctgttttaaaatataaaaatattttaatcatttctaAAAGTGATAACACCTATATGATATCACATTGTCATGGGAAAATGAttggaaattttaaaattatatatttgactattttgcattcatttgacacatttttatattatactagggtcggcccgggctacgcccgggttttttgttttaattttaattttgattatatatttagtacgtttatttaatatataaattttaaaatttattataagaatataaatagctatagacaaatataaaatatataattttaaatcattCATTGCTTTTTGcttacacaatttaaaaattttagtatccaattatttttattggaaattatatataaggtGAAGAgcagaatgaaaaaaaaatgaattaaattcTAATTATAGTATTTAATTGGTTAAATTGTAGACATGTGTTATttcacttaaaataaaaaaggtcgGTCCGCGCGCGGATTATATATTtcaatttgttatatatattaattattttatatttttttattacttttctgatatgtttttgatatttataatatattttattacaatattagtaggtaaagataatataaatactcattattttaagtaaaactaaattatatctcttattcaaataaattcattaaaaaaagtaaataaaatgcattatttatttacatgtTAAATGTCCTCAATATATTCATCTCATGTATGTTTTTTAGTGTGTTACTTCCCCCACATTGTTGAagatttaaaacttaaaattgtGATAAAAATTGGTAAGGAATACATTTGTGAGTGACTTATATGCACAGACGATTgttataacttttatttttaagaatattGAAAAGTTTTGTGTTTATGAAATTTAAAGAGTTCCACTAACTCtttcttccatttttttaacttcttcaattattttattgtttactccgtatagttatatacttatatatctTATGTAGTTCTTTGTGCATGTTAGTCGAACCAATACGATGGAAGcacatatatatgaataatattGAGATTTCTCATTTCAAATTTAAGCAAGCTATACCTTCGTTTTAGTAGTTAGCCTTTACGATACTACTTGATCAAGtaaaagaaaataaccaaaGTTATGAGTCAGATGACCTTTTCAGTATATACCCAGTCATGCCTACTGAAATTCTACAACTCTCTGCTTTCTATCCATTTTTCAGCTTCCATGTCTTTGTGAGGCATTTCTTCaagaaaattcaatttttttatcaactccAATACCAGCCTAGCTCTGTCCAATCTATTCCATTATCATAACTACAAAACAGTCACCAACCActatatttcttcttcttaaacTATG comes from Brassica rapa cultivar Chiifu-401-42 chromosome A02, CAAS_Brap_v3.01, whole genome shotgun sequence and encodes:
- the LOC103852833 gene encoding uncharacterized protein LOC103852833, translated to MWWWCSSGKGRSNLERFLLGFTPKPPSFSLPLQHGKEETEYFRLGDLWDCYDELSAYGFGSQVELNNGETVMQYYVPYLSAIQIQTTKPAMMSRNHNEVVESESSECWSDSESEKLLSSSMSNDSSRTWDDVSDDSVYDPDGTPLLQDKLGYIDFKYIERDSPYKRVPLTDKINELAEKYPGLMTLRSVDMSPSSWMAVAWYPIYNIPTCKNEKDLKTGFLTYHTLSSSFQDNVVVGDQEEMECCEESVMNKRIPLPPFGLATYKMQGDLWGKTGFDQDRLVYLQSAADSWLKQLNVDHHDFNFFMNSSF